CCATGAGATACGCTCAGTCCGCCGGCATCGTTCTCAGTCACGTGCCCCGAAGCCGGCCGGATTGGACCGAGGCGTTATGGTTCAGTGCGGGGCGTGCCTCGCCCCGGCCACCATCACCAGTCCCGCATGCCTGTCGTCACGCTTCCTGACCGCCCCACCCGCCATTGCACGGCGCGACGTGGCGACGGCTCGCTGCGACGGACCCTGCGTGCCGCCGCGTTCGCGGGCAGCGCGCTGGCTGTCGCCGCCGGCCGCACAGGAGCGCAGGGCACAGCAGTCCGCGATCCAAGCCCCCACAGCGATGTCGTGCTGGTGGCCGAGTCGGCCACGGTGGTCCCGGGGCAGCGCCTGACCGTCGCGGTACGCCTCACGCTCGACCCGGGGTGGCACACTTACTGGATCAACCCCGGCGACGCGGGCCTGCCGCTGACGGTGCAGTGGACGCTGCCGCCGGGGGTGACGGCGGGACCGCTGCAGTTCCCCACTCCGCGCCTGGCACCGCAGCCACCGCTCATGAGCTACGGCTACGAGCGGGAAGTGCTCGTGCTCAGCGAGCTGCAGGTGTCCGACGCGGTGGCGCCCGGCACCACGCTGCAGCTCGCCGGCACCGCACGCTGGCTGGCCTGTGCCGAGGTCTGCCTGCCGGCGTCGGGTCCGCTGGCGCTCGCCGTTGCCACCAGCTCCGCCGCGTCCACAGCGAGCACGCCGCACACGGCAGCCATCGCCGCCACCCGCGCGCAGGTGCCGCGCACCAGCGAGCGCTGGCAGTCCAGCGCCTGGCGCACGGCGACCGGCTACACCGTGATGTTCATTCCCGACAGCGCCGCGGCGGCAGCTCTGTCGGCGCCATTCCTGTTCGTCGATTCGGCAGGCGTGGTGGAGCACCCGGCGCCTGAACGCGTGGCGCGCGCCGGTGACACACTCGTGATCGCCCTCACGCGTGCCGCCGGTGCCACGGGCGCCGTGGCGGCGCTGCATGGCGTGGTGACCGCAGATCGTGACGCGCGCACGCCGACGTCGTGGGCCTTCCGCACCGCAGTGCAGGATCCGTCCGCGCAGCGCCGCGCGCGCGCCGCCGCGCTGCTCGACGCCGCGGGCCGCGACGTCGGAGGGCTCGGTGCTCCCGGTGCGATTGCCGTCGCCACCGGCACGGCGGAGGGTGGCGCGACCGACGCGGCCCCGGGCGCCGACATGTCGCTGGCGGCAGCCATCCTGTTCGCGTTCATCGGGGGCCTGCTGTTGAACCTCATGCCCTGTGTCTTCCCGGTGCTCACGGTGAAGGTGCTGGCGCTGCTGGAGCACGGCGGCACGGCGCAGGTGTCCCGCGCGCGCCGGCACGGATTGGTGTTCGGGGCGGGCGTGCTGCTGTCGTTCTGGATCCTGGCCGGCCTCCTGATGGCACTGCGAGCCGGCGGGGAACAACTGGGGTGGGGCTTCCAGCTCCAGAGTCCACCAGTGGTCGGGTTGCTGGCGCTCCTGATGTTCGCACTCGCGCTCAACCTCAGCGGTGTCTTCGAGATCGGGCTGTCGCTCACCCGCCTTGGCGGCATGGGCGCAGGCCGCAGCTACGCGGACTCGCTGCTCACCGGCGGCCTCGCCGTGCTCGTGGCCGCCCCGTGCACCGCGCCGTTCATGGGCGCGGCACTTGGCTACGCGCTCGTGCAGCCGGCGCTGCTCGGGCTCCTCGTCTTCACGGCACTCGGCCTCGGTCTCGCGCTGCCGTTCGTGGTGCTTGCCTCGGTCCCGTCGCTGCTGCGGTTCCTGCCCCGCCCCGGCCCGTGGCTCGAGACGCTCAAGCAGCTCTTCGCATTCCCGCTCTACGCCACGGCGGTGTGGCTGCTCTGGGTGTTCGGGCAGCAGGCTGGCATCGACGCGCTCGCGCTCGTGCTGCTGGCCATGATCGTGCTGGCGCTCGGCGCATGGCTGTGGGCGCGCGGTGTGCGCGCCGACCGGGCGCCCGTCAGGATGGTGGCGGCCGCCGTGATGCTGGCGGCGATTGCACTCACCGCGATCGGTGGCACGCGGATGACGCGGCCGGCGGTGGCCGCCGGCAGCACACCGGTGGCTGGGTGGGAGCCGTGGTCGGCGGAGCGCGTGGCCGCGCTGCGCGCCGAGGGCCGGCCCGTGTTCATCGACTTCACGGCGGCGTGGTGCCTGTCGTGCCAGGTGAACGAACGCGTGGCACTGCGCACCGACGCCGTAGAGCGTGCCTTCCGCGACGCCAACGTCGCGCTGCTGCGCGCCGACTGGACGTCGCGCGACTCCGCGATCACCGAGGTGCTGGCCGGCTTCGGCCGCAGCGGCGTGCCGCTCTACGTGCTCTATCCCGCCGGTGGCGGCGCCGCGACGCTCCTGCCGGCGGTGCTGAGCCCGGGCATGGTCGTGACGGCGGTGCGGAAGGCCGCCCCCGGCGCCGCATTCGCTGCACGCCCGCGCTGACCACGCCGGCGCAGCGCGGTGCTCACATCGTCGTGTCGGCCGACGGGCCGTACGACCCCGGGATCGCGACATCCAGCAGGCGCAGGTACACGCCAAGCTGCGCCCGATGGTGCACGATGTGGTTGATGCCCATGTGACGGAGCAGGTAGGCGCGCCGGTTGTCGAGGATCGTGTACTCCCCCATCATCATCTTCCACGACCCATCGAGCCGCGCCCAGTCCATCCCCGCCAGCGCCGTATGCAGTTTCGCCAGCGCGGCATCGAAGACGGCCAGCAGTTCGAGCGTGTTCGCGATCGGCGGCGGGGCGAAGTCCGCGGGATCGAACTGCACCACGTCAGTGGCGGCCATGGCGGTGAGGAAGTCCGGGAGCTGCGCCACGTGCGATGCGAGGGAGCCCAGCGTCATCGACTTCGGGTGCGGCTTCCAGTCGGCGCGTTCCCACGGCACCAGGGCGAGCATGCTGCGCGTGAGGGTCATCTCGGCCCCCAGCTCGGGGTACAGCAGCGCGAGCGGGGCGGCGGTCGCGGGCTCGATCGTCATGGGGCAGCTCCAGGCAGGTGGGGGGCAGCGGCGAACACGGCCACAAGACAAGCCGCGGAGTCACCCATCCGTCAAGCCATGCAGCTGCCGTCCGGAGGTCAGCGCTTCGTCCAGACGTGCAAGGTGGAACGGTGCAGGTCGTCCACCTGCACCGTGCGGTCGGCCGGCCGCGCGTCGACGGCGAAGGTGTTGGAGATGAACGTGCTCCCCGGCCGCATCTCCGCCTCCACCTTGGCCCAGAGTGCGGCCATCGGCACCGGCGACAGGTAGGCGAACACGACGTCGTAGCGCGACAGGTCGCAGTCCCAGAAACTGCCCCAGTGCGCGTGACAGTTGCGATGCCGGCCGGCGGCGATGCGCAGCCAGCTCACCAGCCACGGTACGGGCGCCGACTCGATGCCGTGGTACTGCCCGTCTGGGCGCGCGGCGCCGAGGTCCAGCAGCACGCCGCCCACGCCGGAGCCCACATCCATGAACGTGAAGGTGCCCGTCGGCAGCAGTGGC
This portion of the Gemmatimonadaceae bacterium genome encodes:
- a CDS encoding thioredoxin family protein, giving the protein MPVVTLPDRPTRHCTARRGDGSLRRTLRAAAFAGSALAVAAGRTGAQGTAVRDPSPHSDVVLVAESATVVPGQRLTVAVRLTLDPGWHTYWINPGDAGLPLTVQWTLPPGVTAGPLQFPTPRLAPQPPLMSYGYEREVLVLSELQVSDAVAPGTTLQLAGTARWLACAEVCLPASGPLALAVATSSAASTASTPHTAAIAATRAQVPRTSERWQSSAWRTATGYTVMFIPDSAAAAALSAPFLFVDSAGVVEHPAPERVARAGDTLVIALTRAAGATGAVAALHGVVTADRDARTPTSWAFRTAVQDPSAQRRARAAALLDAAGRDVGGLGAPGAIAVATGTAEGGATDAAPGADMSLAAAILFAFIGGLLLNLMPCVFPVLTVKVLALLEHGGTAQVSRARRHGLVFGAGVLLSFWILAGLLMALRAGGEQLGWGFQLQSPPVVGLLALLMFALALNLSGVFEIGLSLTRLGGMGAGRSYADSLLTGGLAVLVAAPCTAPFMGAALGYALVQPALLGLLVFTALGLGLALPFVVLASVPSLLRFLPRPGPWLETLKQLFAFPLYATAVWLLWVFGQQAGIDALALVLLAMIVLALGAWLWARGVRADRAPVRMVAAAVMLAAIALTAIGGTRMTRPAVAAGSTPVAGWEPWSAERVAALRAEGRPVFIDFTAAWCLSCQVNERVALRTDAVERAFRDANVALLRADWTSRDSAITEVLAGFGRSGVPLYVLYPAGGGAATLLPAVLSPGMVVTAVRKAAPGAAFAARPR
- a CDS encoding class I SAM-dependent methyltransferase — encoded protein: MSDAPATPARQRRVPPILIVLVCQGIGMVLSTATFTAVGPVSPRVATILPGIVAGVYAALVGRVAGLDPWWMVIQLLFAPAVLLASAVRVPAWVWLAAFLLMAAVYWSTFRTQVPLYLSSSRVRAALVPLLPTGTFTFMDVGSGVGGVLLDLGAARPDGQYHGIESAPVPWLVSWLRIAAGRHRNCHAHWGSFWDCDLSRYDVVFAYLSPVPMAALWAKVEAEMRPGSTFISNTFAVDARPADRTVQVDDLHRSTLHVWTKR